In the genome of Cucurbita pepo subsp. pepo cultivar mu-cu-16 unplaced genomic scaffold, ASM280686v2 Cp4.1_scaffold002375, whole genome shotgun sequence, one region contains:
- the LOC111786680 gene encoding phosphatidylinositol:ceramide inositolphosphotransferase 1-like, which translates to MTVHLSLEASKLWRKICVEASIEVSLLAGSWKYILAGVVFQYIHGVAAQGIHYLHRPGPTLQDTGYFLLQELGEDKAYVSETVFSLIFFSFVLVSNIALFLLTIMLLLC; encoded by the exons ATGACTGTTCACCTTTCTCTAGAAGCCTCTAAG cTATGGAGAAAAATATGCGTCGAAGCGTCCATAGAAGTTTCGCTTCTTGCCGGAAGCTGGAAATATATCCTTGCTGGCGTTGTTTTTCAG TATATCCATGGTGTGGCTGCTCAAGGAATTCATTATTTGCACCGGCCCGGGCCAACACTCCAGGATACTGgatactttcttcttcaa GAGCTCGGTGAAGACAAAGCTTATGTTAGCGAGACTGTTTTCTCcctcatatttttttcttttgtgctGGTAAGTAATATAGCTTTGTTCTTACTAACGATTATGTTACTGTTATGTTAA